From Methanocalculus natronophilus, one genomic window encodes:
- a CDS encoding sulfite exporter TauE/SafE family protein gives MILLDLWLIILILIATGIIAGYCAGLLGIGGGFLMVPVQYLLLIHTGIDPTYAIRIAIGTSLAVVFLVSCTAAMAHHKRQAVDWQAAVPIGMAGLAGGFAGGTLASYLPVEILKPLFGIMVIVGAFRLLRGVPDPGGVTRTGHGAWTMAGLAIGILSGLVGLGGGVLLVPVLLLIFNLPIHRAIATSSACILFFSIGGILAYIYHGLMVEELTNGFLGYIDILQWVVLTATMVPFTRLGVATAHNLPANRLRIVFAGVMVLIGVAMIAILPR, from the coding sequence GTGATTCTCCTGGATCTCTGGCTTATCATTCTGATTCTTATTGCAACCGGTATTATTGCCGGGTACTGTGCAGGGCTCCTCGGTATTGGCGGGGGTTTTCTGATGGTACCGGTCCAGTACCTCCTTCTTATCCATACCGGCATCGATCCAACATATGCAATCCGGATTGCGATTGGAACAAGCCTTGCAGTCGTCTTCCTGGTATCATGCACAGCTGCAATGGCTCATCACAAACGGCAGGCTGTCGACTGGCAGGCCGCAGTTCCAATCGGCATGGCGGGGCTTGCAGGCGGCTTTGCCGGAGGAACACTTGCCTCATACCTCCCGGTGGAGATCCTCAAACCCCTCTTTGGGATTATGGTAATAGTCGGCGCATTCAGGCTCCTCAGGGGAGTGCCGGATCCAGGAGGGGTGACAAGAACAGGCCATGGTGCATGGACAATGGCTGGTCTTGCAATTGGCATCCTCTCAGGACTTGTTGGACTTGGGGGTGGCGTCCTTCTTGTGCCCGTGCTGCTTCTCATCTTTAATCTCCCGATTCACCGGGCTATTGCCACATCATCTGCCTGCATCCTCTTCTTCTCAATCGGAGGAATACTTGCCTATATTTACCATGGCCTCATGGTGGAGGAGCTCACAAACGGATTTCTTGGGTATATTGACATTTTGCAATGGGTTGTTCTGACAGCCACAATGGTTCCGTTTACCCGTCTTGGGGTTGCAACTGCTCACAACCTTCCTGCAAACAGGCTCAGGATAGTCTTTGCTGGCGTAATGGTGCTGATAGGAGTGGCAATGATTGCCATCCTCCCCCGGTAG
- a CDS encoding Glu/Leu/Phe/Val family dehydrogenase, which produces MDHEKNSSTEAQYDIIEDCVCDLNLDRSTTELLQNPKRELKVSIPVRMDDGNVRVFTGYRIQHNNAMGPMKGGIRYHPEETEEIVRSLAAWMTWKCALLNLPLGGAKGGIVCDPKKLSRAELERLTRGYMGRIWKFIGPETDVPAPDVGTDASIMGWMMDEYARLSGEYKPGIITGKPIRIGGSLGRTEATGRGGIITIREAAKELEIELRGATVVVQGFGNVGMNAAYLARNLHNCKIIAVSDSRGGVYNPDGLNLEEVQKHKQKTGSVVGSPNTQEVGSAEVLEIEADIVIAAALEDAITAENAGRINTKILAELANGPTTAEADQILTEKGVHIIPDILSNAGGVTVSYFEMVQNRTLDYWTEDQVNQKLDKKMVEAYHEVYKTSNARGISMRKAAYIVSISRVVEAMRLRGWLDL; this is translated from the coding sequence ATGGATCATGAAAAGAACTCTTCTACAGAAGCACAGTATGATATTATCGAGGATTGCGTCTGTGACCTTAACCTTGACAGAAGTACAACAGAGCTTCTTCAGAACCCAAAGAGGGAGCTGAAGGTATCGATACCAGTCAGGATGGATGACGGAAATGTCAGGGTCTTTACCGGGTACCGTATCCAGCACAACAATGCAATGGGCCCGATGAAAGGCGGTATCAGGTACCATCCCGAAGAGACAGAAGAGATTGTCCGGTCACTTGCTGCCTGGATGACCTGGAAATGTGCACTATTAAACCTCCCGCTTGGCGGTGCAAAAGGCGGTATCGTCTGTGATCCAAAGAAGCTCTCGCGTGCAGAGCTTGAGCGCCTCACCCGTGGATATATGGGAAGGATCTGGAAGTTCATCGGACCGGAGACCGATGTCCCGGCACCCGATGTCGGAACAGATGCATCCATTATGGGATGGATGATGGATGAATACGCACGGCTCAGCGGAGAGTATAAACCCGGGATCATCACCGGAAAGCCAATCCGGATCGGCGGGTCGCTTGGCAGGACCGAGGCAACCGGCCGCGGCGGCATCATCACAATCAGGGAGGCAGCAAAGGAGCTTGAGATCGAACTCAGGGGAGCGACGGTTGTTGTTCAGGGTTTTGGCAATGTCGGTATGAATGCCGCATATCTTGCACGGAACCTGCATAACTGTAAGATTATTGCGGTCTCAGACTCACGTGGAGGAGTATACAATCCCGATGGACTCAACCTTGAGGAGGTCCAGAAGCATAAGCAGAAGACCGGATCTGTTGTTGGCTCACCCAATACACAGGAGGTGGGAAGTGCCGAGGTGCTTGAGATTGAGGCCGACATCGTCATTGCAGCCGCACTCGAAGATGCAATCACCGCAGAGAACGCAGGCAGGATCAACACAAAAATCCTGGCAGAACTTGCAAACGGCCCGACAACTGCCGAGGCTGACCAGATCCTGACTGAAAAGGGCGTCCATATCATCCCTGACATTCTGAGCAATGCAGGCGGTGTAACCGTCTCGTACTTTGAGATGGTGCAGAACCGGACATTGGATTACTGGACAGAAGACCAGGTCAACCAGAAACTCGACAAGAAGATGGTGGAAGCCTACCATGAGGTCTACAAAACCTCAAATGCCCGTGGCATCTCTATGCGGAAGGCAGCCTATATTGTCTCAATATCAAGGGTTGTCGAGGCAATGAGGCTTCGCGGCTGGCTGGATCTCTAA
- a CDS encoding P-II family nitrogen regulator, producing MKKIEAVIRPERYEIVEKNLEDQGFTAMTVSEVKGRGSQKGITLQYRGGTMQVNLLPKIKIEMVVEDEDLERAVAIIQESARTGKVGDGRIFVLPVEKTYWVRKML from the coding sequence ATGAAAAAGATCGAGGCAGTTATCCGTCCTGAACGCTATGAGATCGTCGAAAAAAACCTTGAAGACCAGGGTTTTACGGCCATGACCGTCTCAGAGGTGAAAGGGCGCGGGTCCCAGAAGGGGATCACCCTCCAGTACCGTGGAGGGACGATGCAGGTGAACCTCCTCCCAAAAATCAAGATCGAGATGGTTGTCGAGGATGAGGATCTCGAACGGGCAGTGGCAATCATCCAGGAATCGGCACGCACGGGTAAAGTCGGTGATGGCCGTATATTCGTCCTGCCGGTTGAGAAGACCTACTGGGTGCGAAAGATGCTGTGA
- a CDS encoding ammonium transporter has protein sequence MELDSSAITFILIATAMVMLMTPGVGLFYGGMVRRKNYISAIALAMISFAVVSIQWVLIGYSLAFGPDVGGFIGNLDHIGLRGVGMEGDGIPDLLFMVFQLVFAGLALAILTSALAERVKISSFIVFGLLWTTLVYDPLAHWAWGGGWAHQLGALDFAGGTVVHISSGFGALAAALVIGKRIGFGSHSMEPNNIPMTLMGGALLWFGWFGFNAGSALAPDIIAVNAFVVTNVAAAAGALAWMFAAWIYGKPSSLGMISGAIAGLVAITPAAGYVDILASIPIGLIAGLVCYKAMLWRINKGLDESLDAWAIHGVGGLWGALATGVFATAAVGGVNGLLYGNPAQLGIQALDAFAAVIYAFVVTYILAYAVHKTLGLRVTEDEEYVGLDISQHGEKAGS, from the coding sequence ATGGAACTTGATTCGTCTGCAATCACGTTTATCCTGATTGCAACGGCAATGGTTATGCTGATGACGCCCGGTGTCGGGCTCTTCTACGGGGGCATGGTGCGCCGGAAGAACTACATCTCCGCGATTGCGCTTGCCATGATCTCGTTTGCAGTCGTGAGCATACAGTGGGTGCTGATCGGCTACTCGCTCGCTTTTGGACCTGATGTCGGTGGCTTCATCGGAAACCTTGACCACATCGGCTTACGGGGCGTTGGCATGGAAGGTGACGGGATTCCGGATCTCCTCTTCATGGTCTTCCAGCTGGTCTTTGCGGGTCTTGCACTTGCAATTCTGACGTCAGCACTGGCTGAACGGGTGAAGATAAGCTCATTTATCGTCTTTGGTCTCCTCTGGACCACACTTGTCTACGATCCGCTTGCCCACTGGGCATGGGGTGGTGGCTGGGCTCACCAGCTCGGTGCGCTTGACTTTGCCGGGGGAACAGTTGTTCATATCAGTTCGGGTTTCGGGGCTCTTGCAGCCGCACTGGTTATAGGCAAACGGATAGGCTTTGGCTCTCACTCAATGGAACCAAATAACATCCCGATGACCCTGATGGGCGGTGCGCTCCTCTGGTTTGGCTGGTTTGGGTTTAATGCAGGCTCTGCCCTTGCTCCAGACATTATTGCGGTGAATGCCTTCGTCGTGACCAATGTCGCAGCTGCCGCCGGTGCACTTGCCTGGATGTTTGCTGCCTGGATATATGGGAAGCCATCGTCCCTTGGTATGATATCCGGGGCAATTGCAGGACTTGTGGCAATCACTCCTGCAGCAGGATATGTTGATATCCTCGCATCGATTCCAATCGGGCTCATCGCCGGCCTGGTCTGTTACAAAGCCATGCTCTGGCGTATCAACAAAGGTCTTGATGAGAGCCTGGATGCCTGGGCGATTCATGGTGTCGGAGGTCTCTGGGGTGCGCTTGCAACCGGTGTCTTTGCCACAGCAGCAGTTGGAGGGGTAAACGGGCTTCTCTATGGAAACCCGGCACAGCTTGGTATCCAGGCACTTGATGCTTTTGCTGCAGTTATCTATGCCTTCGTTGTGACCTACATCCTTGCGTATGCCGTCCACAAGACACTCGGTCTCCGGGTAACCGAGGATGAAGAGTATGTCGGACTTGATATCTCCCAGCATGGAGAGAAAGCAGGTAGTTAG
- the glnA gene encoding type I glutamate--ammonia ligase yields the protein MTGDDMSRMLEQIENDRVKFIRLQFTDIIGMAKNVAIPAKQAEKALTEGISFDGSSIQGFARLEESDMVLKPDISTYRILPWRPETNRAARFICDVYTPNGKPFEGDPRHILRKQVEEAAKMGYIFNTGPELEFFLFRQENGKPSLELQDVGGYFDLAPTDLAEDVRRDIILALTDMDFDIEASHHEVAESQHEIDFKYGDALTTADNVITFKFATKTIALQKGLHATFMAKPIYGINGSGMHTNCSLATMDGQNAFYDPDAPKQLSDTALKFVGGLLKHVKAITRIANPTVNSYKRLVPGYEAPVYIGWSASNRSALVRVPAPRGRSTRVELRSPDPTCNPYLTFAAILAAGLDGIRNDIEPPQSIDRNIFHMTAEERMSNGIETLPGSLFEANQSLMADPLICGILGEHVAGNLNSIAEIEWDSFRTAVTDWETNRYLSKY from the coding sequence ATGACCGGAGACGACATGTCCAGGATGCTGGAACAGATAGAGAATGACCGGGTAAAATTCATCCGGCTTCAGTTTACCGATATCATCGGTATGGCAAAGAATGTCGCTATCCCGGCCAAACAGGCTGAGAAAGCGCTCACCGAAGGCATCAGCTTTGATGGCTCCTCAATCCAGGGGTTTGCCAGGCTCGAAGAATCGGATATGGTGTTGAAACCTGACATTTCGACGTACCGGATTCTCCCGTGGAGGCCGGAGACGAACCGGGCTGCCAGGTTCATCTGTGATGTCTATACGCCGAATGGAAAACCCTTTGAGGGTGATCCGCGGCACATCCTGAGGAAGCAGGTTGAGGAAGCAGCCAAAATGGGCTATATCTTCAACACAGGCCCTGAGCTTGAGTTCTTCCTCTTCAGGCAGGAGAATGGAAAACCATCGCTTGAACTCCAGGATGTCGGCGGGTACTTCGATCTTGCACCAACAGATCTCGCCGAGGACGTCAGGCGCGACATCATTCTCGCGCTCACTGACATGGACTTTGATATCGAAGCCTCGCACCACGAGGTTGCCGAATCGCAGCACGAGATCGATTTCAAGTACGGTGATGCCCTGACAACGGCAGATAATGTGATCACCTTTAAATTTGCAACAAAGACGATTGCACTCCAAAAAGGACTCCATGCGACCTTTATGGCAAAGCCGATCTATGGGATCAATGGATCCGGCATGCATACGAACTGTTCACTGGCAACAATGGATGGGCAGAATGCATTCTATGATCCAGATGCGCCAAAACAGCTCTCGGATACGGCACTGAAGTTCGTCGGAGGTCTTCTGAAGCATGTGAAAGCAATCACACGGATTGCAAATCCGACAGTAAACTCGTACAAACGGCTTGTTCCAGGGTATGAGGCACCTGTTTACATCGGATGGAGCGCCTCGAACCGGAGTGCCCTTGTACGGGTTCCGGCACCGCGCGGCAGGAGCACTCGGGTTGAACTGCGGAGCCCTGATCCGACCTGTAATCCGTATCTGACCTTTGCTGCGATCCTTGCAGCTGGTCTTGACGGTATCAGAAATGATATCGAACCGCCACAGAGTATCGATCGCAACATCTTCCATATGACTGCGGAAGAGCGGATGAGTAATGGGATCGAAACCCTTCCGGGGAGCCTTTTCGAGGCAAACCAGTCCCTGATGGCAGATCCATTGATCTGCGGCATCCTCGGTGAGCATGTCGCCGGGAATCTCAACTCGATTGCAGAAATCGAATGGGATTCATTCAGGACTGCGGTTACCGACTGGGAGACGAACCGGTACCTCTCAAAATACTGA
- a CDS encoding class II glutamine amidotransferase — MCGIISVVDRSRSGMDGSSIKNALSLMDERGSGEGAGYAAYGVYPDFADYYAIHLFFNNLVEPKGAVDEILRAWGKIEHEEEIPTVEQPDLRRTRIPWRYFFKPDPTLMPGSDTPEEDIIMMLVMKINTSIQGALVFSSGKNIGVFKASGWPEAVADFYQIDQYEGYIWLAHNRYPTNTPGWWGGAHPFNLLDWSVIHNGEITSYGTNRRYIESFGYRCTMFTDTEVVAYLCDLLSRRHGLPRELMVRAFAPPFWDEIDRMKKPEMELNHAIRQTYGSALMNGPFAIVVATADGIVGFTDRIKLRPLIAAEAGDRLYIASEEAAIRRMESSLDHVWMPQAGEPVIGRVQS, encoded by the coding sequence ATGTGTGGAATTATTAGTGTTGTTGACAGATCCAGGTCAGGAATGGATGGATCCTCAATAAAAAACGCCCTTTCCCTGATGGATGAGCGGGGGAGCGGCGAAGGAGCAGGGTATGCGGCATATGGAGTGTACCCCGATTTTGCCGACTATTATGCCATTCATCTCTTCTTCAATAACCTTGTGGAGCCAAAAGGTGCAGTTGACGAGATCCTCCGGGCCTGGGGCAAAATAGAGCATGAAGAGGAGATCCCAACTGTCGAGCAGCCGGATCTCCGGAGAACACGCATACCCTGGCGATATTTCTTCAAGCCTGATCCAACCCTGATGCCCGGGAGCGACACTCCTGAAGAAGATATCATAATGATGCTTGTCATGAAGATCAACACCTCCATCCAGGGTGCCCTGGTCTTCTCATCAGGAAAGAATATCGGCGTGTTCAAAGCATCCGGGTGGCCGGAGGCAGTCGCGGATTTTTATCAGATTGACCAGTATGAAGGCTACATCTGGCTTGCCCACAACCGCTACCCGACAAACACACCGGGATGGTGGGGAGGTGCCCACCCCTTTAACCTCCTCGACTGGTCGGTTATTCATAACGGTGAAATCACGTCATATGGAACAAACAGGCGATATATTGAGAGTTTCGGGTACCGTTGCACAATGTTTACCGACACCGAGGTCGTCGCCTATCTCTGTGATCTCCTCTCAAGGAGACATGGCCTGCCCCGTGAACTCATGGTGCGCGCATTCGCACCCCCATTCTGGGACGAGATTGACAGGATGAAGAAGCCTGAGATGGAGCTGAACCATGCCATACGGCAGACATATGGATCTGCGCTCATGAACGGACCCTTTGCAATCGTTGTTGCAACCGCAGACGGCATTGTCGGGTTCACCGACCGGATCAAGCTGCGGCCACTCATTGCCGCTGAAGCAGGAGACAGGCTCTACATTGCAAGTGAGGAAGCAGCCATCCGGCGGATGGAGAGCAGCCTCGATCATGTCTGGATGCCACAAGCCGGAGAGCCTGTCATCGGGAGGGTACAGTCATGA
- a CDS encoding glutamate synthase-related protein: MNPGSVPAKFKVRIDADQCMLCERCVENCPYGTYRREGEHISVDSRRCVACHRCVAMCPRDSITIEEKPVDYRSHPLWTRESREAIYNQARTGRIVLAGMGNASDLPIIFDRLLLDACQVTNPSIDPLREPMELRTYIGKKPRKLDLRKKRNGDIELKTRLHPNLRLNTPIMIGHMSYGAISLNAQLSMARAVASEGTFMGTGEGGLHPALREFQDNMIVQVASGRFGVDIDYLERGAAIEIKIGQGAKPGIGGHLPGEKIDPDISQTRMIPERSDAISPAPHHDIYSIEDLKQLVHSLKEATEWKKPVFVKIAAVHNVAAIASGIARSSADAVVIDGFRGGTGAAPRVFRDHVGIPIEAAIAAVDQKLRSQGIRNEVSIIASGGIRDAAEVTKAIALGADAIYIGTAALIAMGCRVCGTCYRGLCPWGIATQNSSLTRRLNPDVEWQHVANLIRGWTLEISELMGAAGINSIESLRGNRDRLRGYLLDEAMMNILDVQPVGA, encoded by the coding sequence ATGAACCCCGGATCCGTTCCAGCAAAATTCAAGGTCAGGATAGATGCCGATCAATGCATGCTCTGTGAACGCTGCGTGGAAAACTGCCCCTATGGGACATACAGGCGGGAAGGCGAGCATATCAGTGTTGATTCACGGAGGTGTGTTGCCTGCCACCGGTGCGTTGCCATGTGTCCGCGGGATTCGATCACAATCGAAGAAAAACCAGTCGATTACCGGAGCCACCCGCTCTGGACACGGGAATCACGGGAAGCCATCTACAACCAGGCACGGACAGGGAGAATCGTCCTTGCCGGGATGGGGAATGCAAGCGATCTCCCGATCATCTTTGACCGGCTTCTCCTGGATGCATGCCAGGTGACAAACCCAAGTATTGACCCGCTCCGTGAACCGATGGAACTTCGCACCTATATCGGAAAGAAACCCAGAAAGCTGGATCTCCGGAAGAAAAGAAATGGGGATATCGAACTGAAAACCAGGCTCCATCCGAACCTCAGACTGAATACACCGATTATGATCGGGCATATGAGCTACGGTGCAATCAGCCTGAATGCCCAGCTCTCGATGGCACGGGCTGTTGCCAGTGAGGGTACATTCATGGGAACCGGAGAAGGGGGGCTGCATCCGGCTCTCAGGGAATTCCAGGATAATATGATCGTCCAGGTGGCATCCGGGCGGTTTGGTGTGGATATCGACTACCTGGAGCGGGGCGCGGCAATCGAGATCAAGATTGGCCAGGGCGCAAAGCCAGGCATAGGCGGCCACCTGCCGGGGGAGAAGATCGATCCCGATATTTCACAGACCAGGATGATCCCCGAGCGAAGCGATGCAATCAGCCCGGCGCCGCATCATGACATCTACTCGATTGAAGACTTAAAACAGCTTGTCCACTCTTTAAAAGAGGCGACAGAATGGAAAAAACCAGTATTTGTCAAGATAGCGGCTGTACACAATGTCGCTGCCATTGCATCGGGGATTGCCAGATCATCTGCTGATGCAGTCGTTATTGACGGGTTCCGGGGAGGAACAGGTGCTGCACCGCGGGTATTCCGGGATCATGTCGGCATCCCCATTGAAGCAGCAATTGCAGCAGTCGATCAGAAGCTCCGATCCCAGGGTATCAGAAACGAGGTCTCCATCATCGCCTCCGGCGGCATCCGGGACGCAGCAGAAGTGACAAAGGCTATCGCACTCGGCGCAGATGCAATCTATATTGGTACTGCGGCATTAATTGCAATGGGATGCAGGGTCTGCGGAACCTGTTACCGGGGACTCTGCCCATGGGGTATTGCCACCCAGAACTCCTCGCTCACCAGGAGGCTGAACCCTGATGTCGAGTGGCAGCATGTGGCAAACCTGATTCGAGGATGGACCCTGGAGATATCCGAGCTGATGGGGGCTGCTGGGATTAACAGTATCGAGAGCCTCCGCGGCAACCGTGACCGCCTGAGAGGATACCTCCTTGACGAGGCTATGATGAACATTCTGGACGTACAACCTGTTGGAGCATGA
- a CDS encoding Coenzyme F420 hydrogenase/dehydrogenase, beta subunit C-terminal domain: MANSSYEDLLREVWETGRCSGCGACVAVCPADAIVFCSEQNTCPENRHYCKELTDQVPCGACYDSCPRVGDFQGRGLLGEYQSIVSARAGIEVPHRQSGGAVTAILADALDSGLIDSVVTVTEDRFTLRPRSVLITSSGELIRHAGSRYAWWVPLLASLKKAVIQKKCRKIAVIGLPCATEAIAVMKASDNDLIRPFATSIRVVFGLFCTESFDYDHLVNTILDRRYGIRTHQVEKLDVKGGLVVTRAGGETLTVPLKELDEAVRPGCRICTDLTARSADISAGAVGSGDGYTTLIIRSETGEAFVRSAVASGALLVEGEIDQSAIESLAAKKAARGIPKR, from the coding sequence ATGGCAAACTCCAGTTACGAAGATCTGTTACGCGAAGTCTGGGAAACCGGCAGGTGCAGTGGGTGCGGAGCATGTGTTGCCGTCTGCCCTGCCGATGCGATCGTCTTCTGCAGTGAACAGAACACCTGCCCTGAGAACAGGCATTACTGCAAAGAGCTGACAGATCAGGTTCCCTGCGGCGCATGCTATGATTCATGCCCCCGGGTGGGCGATTTTCAGGGGAGAGGACTGCTTGGGGAATACCAGTCTATTGTATCTGCACGGGCAGGAATTGAGGTGCCACACCGTCAGAGCGGCGGGGCAGTCACGGCGATCCTTGCTGATGCACTTGATTCGGGGCTCATTGACTCTGTTGTGACAGTGACTGAGGACCGGTTCACGCTCAGGCCGAGGTCTGTCCTGATAACCTCATCAGGTGAACTGATCCGGCATGCCGGAAGCCGGTATGCCTGGTGGGTCCCGCTGCTTGCGTCACTCAAGAAAGCTGTTATCCAGAAAAAATGCAGGAAGATTGCAGTCATTGGCCTGCCCTGTGCAACCGAGGCAATAGCTGTAATGAAAGCAAGCGACAATGATCTTATCCGGCCGTTTGCAACCTCTATCAGGGTCGTATTCGGCCTTTTCTGTACCGAGAGCTTTGATTACGATCACCTCGTCAACACTATCCTCGATCGCCGGTATGGCATCAGAACACATCAGGTGGAGAAGCTGGATGTCAAAGGCGGACTTGTTGTCACCAGAGCAGGTGGTGAGACACTCACCGTGCCGCTGAAAGAACTTGACGAGGCTGTCCGTCCCGGGTGCCGGATCTGCACTGATCTGACTGCCCGGAGTGCGGATATCTCAGCTGGCGCCGTCGGGTCAGGTGATGGGTATACCACATTGATTATCAGGAGTGAGACAGGCGAGGCATTTGTCAGATCAGCTGTTGCCTCTGGTGCGCTCCTTGTTGAAGGAGAGATTGATCAAAGCGCCATAGAATCGCTTGCTGCAAAAAAGGCAGCACGAGGAATTCCAAAACGGTGA
- a CDS encoding tetratricopeptide repeat protein — protein sequence MNSGSMDEMLACGDVQLANSLFTEAVETFERIIERDPTHATAWNNRGVALIGLGRYTDALHSFNRVLDILQNDDSEGNTRSGSADQDTPGAGADETGDSDSSFASLPGKLPDDADTWYNHGIALSKLGRYTEAIASFDNALALDPDDPDTWGNRGDTCGALGKHEEAVRSYDRVLAIDPLDAGIWTSRGLSLAALGRLDEALESFADALALDPEDLDAWIGRAVILHEHEDYTGAVHAYDMALSIDPAIFDLWYKRGRALAESGHFNEAVRSFQQVLALEPGHTDAEDALQVLVLEQNRK from the coding sequence ATGAACAGCGGGTCTATGGATGAAATGCTTGCATGCGGAGATGTACAGCTGGCAAACTCTCTCTTCACTGAAGCCGTGGAGACCTTTGAGCGCATTATTGAGAGGGATCCCACACATGCTACTGCATGGAACAACAGGGGTGTTGCCCTTATCGGGCTTGGGAGATATACTGATGCACTTCACTCATTTAACCGGGTTCTTGATATTTTGCAGAACGATGATTCCGAAGGCAACACCAGGTCCGGCTCCGCTGATCAGGACACCCCTGGTGCAGGTGCAGATGAGACTGGAGACTCTGACTCCTCTTTTGCCTCTCTCCCAGGAAAACTTCCCGATGATGCGGATACCTGGTATAATCATGGGATAGCCCTCTCCAAACTTGGACGGTATACTGAGGCAATTGCATCATTTGACAATGCTCTTGCCCTTGACCCTGATGATCCCGATACCTGGGGCAACCGTGGTGATACCTGTGGTGCACTGGGAAAGCACGAAGAGGCTGTGAGATCGTATGATCGTGTCCTCGCTATAGATCCTCTGGATGCAGGGATATGGACGTCACGGGGGCTGTCACTTGCGGCGCTCGGCCGGCTTGATGAGGCGCTTGAATCATTTGCCGATGCCCTCGCCCTTGACCCTGAGGATCTGGATGCCTGGATTGGCCGTGCCGTGATCCTCCATGAACATGAAGACTATACGGGGGCTGTCCATGCCTATGATATGGCGCTCTCAATCGACCCTGCTATCTTTGATCTCTGGTATAAGCGGGGGAGAGCTCTTGCTGAATCCGGACACTTCAATGAGGCGGTGAGATCATTTCAGCAGGTGCTTGCGCTTGAGCCGGGTCATACCGATGCAGAAGATGCCCTGCAGGTGCTTGTTCTGGAGCAAAATAGGAAATAG